The DNA region ACAGCTCGTGTTTGTTCTCCTGAAATCCGGCTTCGCCCGCCGCGTGCATCACCTCGGCAGCCACGCCCCAGCGGGTCAGGTCGAAGTAGCGGTGCATCTCAAACCCCAGTTCTACCCGCCGCTCGTGGCGGATCGCCTGAACCATGTCGGCCTGCGAAAGCCCCTGCACCGGAGGCAGGGCCGACGGATCGCTCGCCTGTGCGCGGGCGCGGGCCCGGACTCGCTCCAGTGGCACTTCGGCGGCGGCGGCGTTTCCCAGCTCGGCCTGGGCTTCGGCCTCCCACAGCAGCACGTCGGCAAAGCGGATGGCGCGGTAATTCAGGTCGCCATCGGCAATGGGACGGTCGGCGTTGCGGCTCTGCGGTTCAAGGTATTTTTTGGCGGTGTAGCCCGTAACCGAGTACAGCTTATTGCTCGGGTAGGGTTCGCCGAAAAAGTCGTTCCCGGCACGCCCCACCGTAAAGTCCAGGCGCGGATCGCCCGCTTCGAAGACATCGACAAAGTTTTGCGTGGGCAGGTTGAAGCCGTAGCCCCCGCCGTAAAAACGCGGGGCCAGAAACTGGTTCAGGTAGTTGCCCTGCGGCGGCACCGCTTTGCTGACGTGCTGAATTTCCCACACCGACTCCCGGTTGTTTTCTGTGGCAACCCGGAAGTTGTCCTGGTAGTCGGGCATCAGGTCGTACACACCCAGCGCTTTGATCTGCTCAACGGTGGTCAGCACTTCCTGCCATTTTCGCTGAAACAGGTACGCTTTCGCCAAGAGTGCCAGCGCGGCCCCTTGTGTCGCGCGTCCCACGTCGGCCCCGCTGTACGCCACCGGTAATACCTGCGCCGCCGCGGTGGCATCCTGTTCAATCAATGCCCACGTTGCTGCCTGCGTCGCACGCGGAATGCGCAGTTGGCCGGGGTCCAGCACCGTGGTGTACAGCGGCAACGGCCCGAACAGCTTGGTCAGCTCGAAGTAATAATACGCCCGCAGGAAATGTGCCTCGCCCAAAAGGCGCGCTTTCAGCCCTTCGTCCATCGCGATGGACGGCACCTTGTCGAGCACCAGGTTGCAGTTGTTAATGCCGTCAAAGTAGAGCGACCACTGGATCACGAGGTTTTCGTTGTCGGGAAAGATGCTGAAGTTGTCCAGCAGCAGGATGTCGGCCTGCGTCGCATCCCCGCCTTTGATGGCATCGTCCGACACCACATCGCCGAACACCCACATGCGGTTGTTGTTCTGTTGCGTGAAGTTGAGGCGCGAATACGCGGCGTTGACCGCCAGCATCGCGTCCGATTCCGACTGGTAAAACAGGTTTTCGTCCGACTGACCGATGCGGTCGCGGTCCAGAAAATTTTCGCCACAGGCCGACAGCAGAACGAGCGTGAGGCAGCAGGCAAGCGAGGGGAGCGTCTTCATCGGCATCACGGTTAGAAAGAGAGGTTAAGGCCCAGGGTGTAGATGCGAGGTTGCGGATAGGTACCCCAGTCGATGCCCACCGCCAGATCGTTCTGTCCCCGGTCGTTGTCGTTGGTGCCCATCTCGGGGTCCAGCCCCGGATAGTTCGTGAGCGTGAACGCGTTCTGCACACTGAAGTAGACACGGGTTTGCGAAAGGTGCGCCGCTTCGAGCCAGGAGGCCGGCAACGTGTAGCCCAGCGTCACGTTTTTCAGGCGCAGGTACGAGCCGTCTTCCAGAAACCGCGTCGAGTTGCGGGTGTTGTTGTTTTCATCCACCAGCACAACGCGCGGCATCGAGTTGCTGGTGCCGGGGCCGGTCCACCGTTCCAGAATTTCGGCCGACGAGTTGAAGGGGCGGGAGGCGTCTTCGCTGATCCGCCCGGCGTAGTTGTAGAGATCATTGCCCTGCACGCCCTGCACAAACGCCCGCAAATCGAACCCCCGGAAGCCCGCCGTGGCGGTGAGTCCGTAACTAAAGTCCGGAAACGGGCTGCCGATGTGCATCCGGTCGGCTCCGTCGATCACACCGTCGTCGTTGAGATCGCGGAAGCGGATGTCGCCAGGTGCCGTCCCGGCCGCCTGAAAGGCATGCGCATCGATTTCGCTCTGGTCCTGAAAGAGGCCATCGGCGACGTACAGGTAAAACGAGCCGATC from Catalinimonas alkaloidigena includes:
- a CDS encoding RagB/SusD family nutrient uptake outer membrane protein, whose translation is MKTLPSLACCLTLVLLSACGENFLDRDRIGQSDENLFYQSESDAMLAVNAAYSRLNFTQQNNNRMWVFGDVVSDDAIKGGDATQADILLLDNFSIFPDNENLVIQWSLYFDGINNCNLVLDKVPSIAMDEGLKARLLGEAHFLRAYYYFELTKLFGPLPLYTTVLDPGQLRIPRATQAATWALIEQDATAAAQVLPVAYSGADVGRATQGAALALLAKAYLFQRKWQEVLTTVEQIKALGVYDLMPDYQDNFRVATENNRESVWEIQHVSKAVPPQGNYLNQFLAPRFYGGGYGFNLPTQNFVDVFEAGDPRLDFTVGRAGNDFFGEPYPSNKLYSVTGYTAKKYLEPQSRNADRPIADGDLNYRAIRFADVLLWEAEAQAELGNAAAAEVPLERVRARARAQASDPSALPPVQGLSQADMVQAIRHERRVELGFEMHRYFDLTRWGVAAEVMHAAGEAGFQENKHELFPIPQTEQDLNAQLTQNPGYGD